In Candidatus Binatia bacterium, the genomic stretch TGCACCTGCTCGATGTCCGCAAGCGTCTCCTTCCACGCATCGACGCGATCCTCGGCTGCCAGCAATTCGGCAAACGCGCGACGTCCCGCGCGCACCAACTCGAGCCTGGCATCGGCGATGTCGGCAGCCGAGGCGCTGCGCCGCGCCAGCGCGGCGTCGATGCGCGCGCGCCTCTGGCCGAAGAGCAGGATGGGAGCGCCGGCGCTGACCGCGTGAATCGTGTCGCCGATCGTGTCGGTGCCGGAGATCGTCGTGGTGCCCTGGTACGACACCGTCGGATTCGGGAGCTTGCGGGCGTCGAGCACGTCGGCCTCGGCAATGGCCAGGCGCGAGGCGATTTCGGCGGCTCTCAGGCTTTCGCTCGACAGATACTGCACCAGTGCGTCCTCGCGGAGCTCCGTCGGAGGGGGTGCAGGCGCCTCGGCTTCGCAGCGGGAACGAAAAAGAACCGTGGCGATAGCCGCGATGCACGCCGCGCGCCGCTGGGTCGCGAGAGTGCGGTGCGGCATCACGCGCCGGCCTCCGCATCGCTGCTGAAAGGCGCGGCGATCATTCCGTAGACGACCGGCAGCACGAGCAGGGTCACCACGAGCGTCGTCAGCATTCCTCCGATCAGCACGACGGCGAACGGCTTCTGGGTTTCGCTGCCGACGCCGTGGGAAAGCGCCATCGGCAGCAGGCCGAGGATGGCAAGGATCGCCGCCATCAAGACCGCGCGAAATCGCCGCGCCGTGCCGTGGATCGTCGCGTCGGCCAGCTCGCGGCCTTCGTTGCGCTCGTTGTCGATGGCCGACAACACGAGCAGGCCGGCGAGCGAGATCTGTCCGAGCAGGGCGATGAAGCCGACGGCGGCGCTTACGGACAGCGGGATGCCGGCGATCTGGAGCGCGAAGACGCCGCCGGTTGCCGCGAACGGCGCCACGGCGATCACGCACGCGGCTGCGCGGCCGCTGCCGAGGGCCGCGTACAGCAGCGCGAGTACGACCGCGACGGCCACCGGAAGAATCACGCGGAGCCTTGCCATCGCGCGCTGCTGGTTCTCGAACTCGCCGCCCCAGGCGAAGTAATGCCCGTCGGGAACCTCGACGTCGTGCGAGACCGCTTTCATGGCGTCCGCGATCACCGAAGACATGTCGCGCCCTTCGACGTTGAATTTGAGCGCGAGAAAACGGCTGTTGTCCTCGCGATTGATCGTCGCGCGCCCGTCGGCGACGTCGATCGCCGAGATCGAGCCGAGAGGCACGCGTCCGCCGTCGGCCGAGGACAGCATCAGGCGATGGATGTGGTCGGCGTCGTTGCGCTCGGAAAGCGGCAGCTCGACGCGCACCGGAATCGGCTGCTCGCCGCGCCACGTCTGGGTGACGACCTTGCCGGCAAGAGCGGTCTGGATCAGGTCCTGGGCGTCGGCGACCGAGATGCCGCCGCGGGCCAGCGCAGCGCGATCCAGCCCGATGCGAAGCTGGGGAACCATCGCGTCGCGATAAAGGTCGAGGTCGACGATGCCCGGGATTTTCTGGAGCGAATCCTTCGCCCTCTCCAGCGCGGTGCGCATCGCATCGAGGTCGGGGCCGAAGATTTTCAGCACCACCTGGCCGCGCACTCCACTGACGGCCTCCTCGACGTTGTCCTTGATCGGTTGCGAGAAGTTGTAGCGCACGCCCGGGATCTGCACGAGCGACCCGCGCATCTGCTCGGTCAGCGAGTCCATGTCCAGGCCCGGCCTCCACTGGTCCCGCGGCTTCAGGCGCACGAAAGTCTCGCTCATGTTCACGCCTTCGTCGTCGGTGCCGTCCTCGGGGCGGCCCTGCTCGCTCATCGTCGCGATCGCCTCGGGGAACGCCATGATCCGCTTGCGCACGTCGACGAGGATCTCCTGCGCGCGCTCGAACGCGATGCTCGGCGGCATCTCGACGAAGATCACGAAGTCGCCTTCGTCGAGCTGGGGCAGGAACTCCCGCCCGAGCGTCGCCGCGGTGACTGCGCCGCAGGCCAGGAGGAGAACGGCCGCGGCGCACACCAGTACGCGACGCTCGAGCAGGAGCGAGACGAGGGCGCGGTATCGCTCCCTCAGCCTCTCGACGAATGCCGGCTCGGCGATCTCGCCGTCGCGGGGACTGAGCGCCAGCGCGCAGAGCGCCGGCACCAGCGTCAGCGAGCAGACCAGCGCCGCGAGGAGCGCGAACGTGTAGGTAAGCGCCAGCGGCCGGAAGATGCGGCCTTCGACGCGCTGGAGCGTGAAGACCGGGATCAGCGCCGCGATGATGATCGCCATCGAGAAAAACGTCGGCCGTGCGACGTCGCGCGCGGCGTGCGCGATGAGCGCGAGCATTTCGCCGGGAAGGCGAGGGCGCCGGCGGCGGATCTCGTGCATCACGTTCTCGACGAGGATCAGCGCGCCGTCGACGAGGATGCCGAAATCGATGGCACCCATCGAGATCAGGTTGGCCGGCAGTCCGATGACCCTCAGGCCGATGAAAGCGGCAAGCAGGCAAAGGGGAATGACGATGGCGACGATCAGCGCGCCGCGCGTGGTGCGCAGGAAGATCCACGCGACCAGCAGGATCAGCATCCCGCCGAACAGCAGGTTGTGGCGTACGGTATCGAGCGTGTGCGAGACGAGCCAGGTGCGGTCGTAGAACGCCTCGAGCTTCATGCCCTTCGGGAGCATCCCGTTGTTGAGCTGCTCGACTTTGGCGTGCACGCCCTCGAGCACCTGCGAAGGGTTTTCCCCGCGGCGCATCAGCACGAAGCCCTCGATGATCTCCGGCTGCTCGTTCAGGCCCACCGACCCGCGCCGCGGCGTGTAGGACCGGACGATGCGCGCGACGTCGGCTACCGTGATCGGGCTTCCGTTCTGGCTTTTCAGGACGACGTTGCCGACGTCGTCGGGGCCGCTCATCCAGCCGACGCTGCGCACGACCATTTCCTGCTCGCCGTGGCGCAGGAACCCGCCGCCGACGCTCAGGTTGGCGTGCTCGAGCGCAGTCGTGACGTCCTGGATCGTCAGGTCGCGAGCCAGCAGCTGGTCGGGATCGACCTCGACGTGGTATTCCTCGAGGAAGCCGCCGCTGGAGACGACGTCGGCGACGCCGGGAACCTGCTTGAACACCCGCGTCACCAGGTTCTGCTGCGTCGCGCGGATGTCGTAGAGGCTGTGGCGGTCGCTCGAAAGACGGTACTGGAAGATCTCTCCGAGTGGAGTGTCCTCGGGCCCGAGCACGGGCGTCACGCCTTCGGGCAGGTCCGTCGTCGAGATCCTCTCGCCGACCCAGGCCCTCGCCTTGAACGGATCCGCATCGTCGTCGAACGTCAGGAAGATCAGCGACAGGCCGAACAGGCTCTCGCTGCGCATGCCGATCATCGACGGCGTGCCGTTGAGCGAGCGCTCGAGCGGGATGGTGATCTGGCGCTCGATTTCTTCGGGCGCCAGGCCGGGCATCTGCGCAATGACGTTGACCTGCAGGTTGGTGACGTCCGGATAGGCCTCGATCGCGGTATCGAGGTAGGCGCGAAGGCCCACGAGGCCCACGGCCACGCCGAACGCGACGACGGCCCAGCGGCGCTGGACACACAGGTTGATCAGCGCGGCCAGCATCGGCGTCGGACTACAGGAGTTGCTCGGCGGCGCCGTCGAGAAGCAGCGCGCCTTCGACGACGACCTTGTCGCCCATGGCGACGCCCTCGAGCACTCGCACCTGCCCGTCGATCGACGCGCCTACCTTGACGTCGCGCGCCTGGAACGTGTCGGTGGCTGCCTGCACGTAGACGACGGTGCGCATCCCGTCCTTGACGAGCACGGCAGCCGACGGAATCGAGATGCCCGGCACGTCGCCGGATTCGATGGTTGCGCGCGCGTACATGCCCGAGCGCAGCACCGGCTCGTCCGCGTCGAGGGACACGTAGACGGGCGCAGTGCGGATGTTGCCCTCGACTGCTGCGCCGATGTTGACCACCTGGCCGACGAGCTTGCGCGAAAGACTCGGCACGTCGACGCTGACGCGCGCACCCTGGTTGACCAGCGGAAGGTCGCGCTCGAAAACGTCGGCGATGATCCAGGTGGCAGACGGATTGGCGATCTCCAGCACCGGGTCGCCGTCCGGCGAGACGTAAGTGCCGGCGGTTGCGCCGACGCTCTGGACGGTCCCGCTGATCGGCGCCTTGATGGTGACCGTCGGGCCGATGCCGTCGCCGAGGAAAGCGGTCTTCGCCTGGATGCCGCCCAGCTCGGCTTCACTCTCGCTGAGCTTGGTCATCGCGGCCTGCATCTCGCTCGGGACGTCTACGCCCGCTGCCGCCATCCTCTGGTGGCGCGCCACCTCGCGGCGCGCTTCTTCGAGACCGGCATTGGCCGAAGCGAGCTGCGCGCGCGCATCGGCGGCGTCGGGACTGCTCAGCACCGCCACGGCATCGCCGGCGCTTACGTGGGAGCCGATCTTGACCTTGACTTCGACGACACGGCCACCGACCAGGGCGTCTACCCGCGAGACGG encodes the following:
- a CDS encoding CusA/CzcA family heavy metal efflux RND transporter, with the translated sequence MLAALINLCVQRRWAVVAFGVAVGLVGLRAYLDTAIEAYPDVTNLQVNVIAQMPGLAPEEIERQITIPLERSLNGTPSMIGMRSESLFGLSLIFLTFDDDADPFKARAWVGERISTTDLPEGVTPVLGPEDTPLGEIFQYRLSSDRHSLYDIRATQQNLVTRVFKQVPGVADVVSSGGFLEEYHVEVDPDQLLARDLTIQDVTTALEHANLSVGGGFLRHGEQEMVVRSVGWMSGPDDVGNVVLKSQNGSPITVADVARIVRSYTPRRGSVGLNEQPEIIEGFVLMRRGENPSQVLEGVHAKVEQLNNGMLPKGMKLEAFYDRTWLVSHTLDTVRHNLLFGGMLILLVAWIFLRTTRGALIVAIVIPLCLLAAFIGLRVIGLPANLISMGAIDFGILVDGALILVENVMHEIRRRRPRLPGEMLALIAHAARDVARPTFFSMAIIIAALIPVFTLQRVEGRIFRPLALTYTFALLAALVCSLTLVPALCALALSPRDGEIAEPAFVERLRERYRALVSLLLERRVLVCAAAVLLLACGAVTAATLGREFLPQLDEGDFVIFVEMPPSIAFERAQEILVDVRKRIMAFPEAIATMSEQGRPEDGTDDEGVNMSETFVRLKPRDQWRPGLDMDSLTEQMRGSLVQIPGVRYNFSQPIKDNVEEAVSGVRGQVVLKIFGPDLDAMRTALERAKDSLQKIPGIVDLDLYRDAMVPQLRIGLDRAALARGGISVADAQDLIQTALAGKVVTQTWRGEQPIPVRVELPLSERNDADHIHRLMLSSADGGRVPLGSISAIDVADGRATINREDNSRFLALKFNVEGRDMSSVIADAMKAVSHDVEVPDGHYFAWGGEFENQQRAMARLRVILPVAVAVVLALLYAALGSGRAAACVIAVAPFAATGGVFALQIAGIPLSVSAAVGFIALLGQISLAGLLVLSAIDNERNEGRELADATIHGTARRFRAVLMAAILAILGLLPMALSHGVGSETQKPFAVVLIGGMLTTLVVTLLVLPVVYGMIAAPFSSDAEAGA
- a CDS encoding efflux RND transporter periplasmic adaptor subunit, translated to MPQPRIVPKLGRMLLATMAVACSFSCSSCSRSEEPRLSFSSGTSQPQPDGTVRIDEASRPYVHTVDAKAATGSGVVRAPARVAFRDGAVSRVDALVGGRVVEVKVKIGSHVSAGDAVAVLSSPDAADARAQLASANAGLEEARREVARHQRMAAAGVDVPSEMQAAMTKLSESEAELGGIQAKTAFLGDGIGPTVTIKAPISGTVQSVGATAGTYVSPDGDPVLEIANPSATWIIADVFERDLPLVNQGARVSVDVPSLSRKLVGQVVNIGAAVEGNIRTAPVYVSLDADEPVLRSGMYARATIESGDVPGISIPSAAVLVKDGMRTVVYVQAATDTFQARDVKVGASIDGQVRVLEGVAMGDKVVVEGALLLDGAAEQLL